The nucleotide window ATTAACATTAACAATATCTTGGTTAAGGTCTAACTCTCGCATCACTGCTAAAGATTGTGATGCAAAAGCCTCATTAAGTTCAATTAGCTCAATATCTTTTTGAGATAAGCCTGCTTGCTTCAACGCTTTTGGAATAGCAGCTACAGGACCAATACCCATAATTCTTGGTGGTACTCCTGCAGCAGCATAACTCACTAAACGCGCAACTGGCTCTAGATTTAATTCTTTAACCATGTCTTCACTCATTACTAATACAAACGCAGCGCCATCACTGGTTTGAGAAGAATTTCCCGCAGTAACTGAACCACCTTGAGCAAAGACAGGTCTTAATTTTGCTAATGCTTCTTTGCTGGTTCCTTTTCTTGGACCTTCGTCTTTATTAACAGTAAACTTTCGTGTTGCTTTTTTACCATTGGCATCAACATAAGTTTCTTCTACTTCAATAGGTACTATTTGGTCTTGAAATCTGTTTTCTTCAAGAGCTTTTAAAGCTTTCATGTGCGAATGGTAAGCAAACTCATCTTGGTCTTCTCGAGACACGTTGTATTTGTTTGCTACAGCTTCAGCAGTATTACCCATTCCCCAATAATAGTCTTCATGACCAGCGTTAACGATATCGTAGTTTAATTCTGGTTTAAAGCCTGTCATAGGAACAGAGCTCATACTTTCGGCTCCGCCAGCAATAATACATTCTGCCATACCAGCTTGAATTTTAGCAACTGCCATAGCAATGGTTTCTAATCCTGAAGAACAGAATCTGTTAACCGTTACACCTGGTACGTCTACTGTATTTAATCCTATTAACGAAATTATACGTGCCATATTAAGACCTTGAGATCCTTCTGGCATTGCATTACCAACAATAACGTCATCGATACGAGTAACATCAAAGTCTGGCAATTTACCCATCATATACTGAATGGTTTCAGCAGCGAGCTCATCGGCTCTTTTAAATCTAAAACCGCCTTTTTTAGACTTACCAACTGCAGTTCTATATCCTTTTACTATATATACTTGTTTCATTTTCATTGAGTATTGAGTATTGAGTTATTAGTATTGAGAATTATAACTTTTGTTGAAAAGCATAATTCATTTTTTGAATTTCAATACATAGCTCAATAATCGGTTGTACTTTGTCTTTTTTTATTAAATCTAATTCAATTATTAAAAGTAATTGTGTTTGAAGCTCACAAGCAGAGCCATTAGCAATACTTAAAAAATGTTTGAATTCCTTTTTGGAATTTCTTCCAGCTCCTTCAGCAATATTAGAAGGAATTGAAATAGCACTTCTTTTAACTTGAGATGTTAATCCAAATTTTTCTTCTGATGGTAGTTCCGCAATAAGTAAGTACACAGTTTTTGCCAATCTAATTGACTTTTGCCATATTTTTAAATCTTCAACTTTGTGCATTTCTAACTACTTAATACTAATATCTCAATACTATAAATAATTTAGTTACGAAGTGGTTTACCTGTTTTTAGCATGTGCTGAATACGTTCTAGCGTTTTACGCTCTGTACAAAGCGAAAGGAATGCCTCACGCTCTAAGTCAAGTAAATATTGTTCTGTAACTAGAGTCGGCTCTGATAAATCTCCACCAGCCATAACGTAAGCCAGTTTATTAGCAATCTTTTGGTCGTGCTCACTGATGTAGTGACTAGCTTCCATAGCATCTGTTCCTACTAAGAACATTCCTAAAGCTTGTTTACCAAGTACCTTTATATCTTTACGTTTTACAGGTTGCGTATAACCAGCATCTGCTAATAGTCTCGCATGTGCTTTAGCGGTTGCAATCTGACGATCTTTGTTAACCACCACGACATCTTTTCCTTTTTGAAGTACGCCTAAATCAAAAGCTTCGTAAGCTGAGGTTGCAACTTTAGCCATACCTATAGTTAAGAAATACTCTTGTAATACGTTAAGCTCTACATCACCTTTATGAAATTCATCTTGAGCTCTAAGCGCCATTTCTTTGGAGCCTCCACCGCCAGGAATAACACCAACGCCAAACTCTACTAAGCCTATATATGTTTCTGCAGCAGCAACAACTTTGTCTGCATGCATTGATAACTCACAACCACCACCAAGAGTCATACCATGAGGTGCTGCAATTGTTGGTATTGAAGAATAACGCATACGCATCATTGTGTCTTGGAAATACTTGATAGCCATATTAAGCTCGTCATACTCTTGCTCAACAGCCATCATAAAAATCATTCCAATGTTAGCACCAACAGAGAAATTAGCTCCTTGATTACCAATTACTAAACCTTCAAAATCTTTTTCTGCTAAATCCACAGCTTTGTTTAATCCTGCTAAAACGTCACCACCAATGGTATTCATTTTAGATTGGAATTCGCAGTTTAAGATACCATCACCTAAGTCTTCAATTAGAACTCCAGAGTTTTTAAAGACTTCTTTAGATTTTCTGATGTTGTCTAAGATGATGAAACTATCCTGACCAGGAATTTTTTGTTGTGATTTTGAAGGAATATCGTAAGCATAAGAAGCTCCGTCTTTTACGGTGTAGAATGACGTGCTACCAGATGCCAACATGTCGTTAACCCAAGCATTTGGTTCTAGACCTTCTGCTTTCATCATTTCAATACCAGCTTCTACACCAATAGCATCCCAAATTTGGAAAGGACCATGTTCCCAACCAAAACCGGCTTTCATAGCATCATCAATTTTATATAAATCGTCTGTAATCTCTGGAATACGATTAGAGACATATGCGAATAGAGCAGCAAAACTTTTTCTGTAGAATTCACCTGCTTTATCTTTTCCTTTTACTAATACTTTAAAACGATCTACAACTTTATCAATCGTTTTCGTTAGTTCTAATGTTGCAAATTTTGCACGTTGTTTTTCTCTATAATCAAGGGTATTAAGATCTAGCGATAAAATTTCTTTTTTACCGTCATTAGAGACAACTTTTTTATAGAATCCTTGGCCTGTTTTGCTTCCTAACCATTTGTTTTCCATCATGGTATTGATGAAATCTGGTAGTTGAAATAACTCATGTCTCTCGTCATTTGGACAGTTTTCTCTAATACCGTTTGCCACGTGTACTAGAGTGTCTAAACCAACAACGTCTACAGTTCTAAACGTTGCAGATTTTGGACGACCAATTACAGGACCAGATAATTTGTCTACTTCTTCAATAGTTAGATCTAAGTCTTTTACTGTGTGAAACAGACTCATTATACTGAAAATACCGATTCTGTTACCGATAAAAGCAGGAGTGTCTTTGGCAACAACCGAAGTTTTTCCTAAGAACTGTTCTCCGTAACCATTTAAAAACTCTAATACCGAAGCATCAGTTTTTGGTCCTGGAATAATTTCGAATAGCTTTAAATATCTCGCTGGATTAAAAAAGTGTGTGCCACAGAAGTGTTTTTGAAAATCTTCACTTCGGCCTTCGCTCATAAATTTAATAGGAATACCAGAGGTGTTTGAGGTTATTAAAGTACCAGGTGTTCGGTGTTTTTCAAGCTTTTCAAAAACTTGTTTTTTAATATCTAAGCGCTCCACAACTACTTCCATTATCCAATCTACATTTGCAACTTTCGCAATATCATCTTCTAAGTTACCTGTTGTAATGCGGTCTTTAAAAGATGGGTGGTATAGTGGCGCAGGCTTAGATTTAATTGATGCAGTAAGTGCGTCATTAACAAGGCGATTGCGCACAACTTTATCTTCTAGAGTAAGTCCTTGTGCTTTTTCTTTATCATTCAGTTCTCTAGGAACAATGTCTAATAATAAGACATCTACACCAATATTGGCAAAGTGACAAGCAATACCGCTTCCCATAATACCAGAACCAATGATGGCAATTTTCTTTATTCTACGTTTGCTCATTGTTTTAATATGTGTTCTTTTTGATTGTATATTTTTTTATTAGAAATCATGTTATTGATAAGCTCAGCGACTTCATAAAAATGTTCTATTTTTTGGGAGCTTATATTAGACTTTATGGCATCATTGAACGTTAATACACGTTCTTTTGAGTAGGCTCTTTTCTCTTTACCAAATTCTGTTAAATGAATTAAGACACCACGTCCATCTTCAGGGTTTGGTTTACGTTCAATTAACCCTTTTTCTTCCATAGTTTTAAGTGTGCGCGAAAGGCTTGTGGCCTCCATTCCCATTTTGGGACCTAGAGAAGTGGATGGTGTACCTTTTTCGGGATCAATGCTTAATAAAGCAAAGCCAGTAGCCATGGTAGTATCAAATTTTGAGGCTTCTTCGTTATACATTTTGTTAACTGCTAACCATGTAGTTCTTAGCACGTAGTCTATAGTTTTATCCTTCATTTGTATTTAGTTAGAAACCAAATATAATAAAAAATACTATGCACGCATAATATATTTTGAAAAATTATGCATGCATAGTATTAAGGCGTCTAGACCTAAGAAGACTTATGTATTAGGGTCTGTAAATTTTTTGGTATAAAGCGTCATATTTCTCTCTAATAACACTTCGCTTCATTTTCATGGTAGGTGTGAGGTGACCATCATCTATAGTCCAAATTTCAGGCGTAAGTTCAAAACGTTTAATTTGCTCCCACTTGCCAAAGTTTTTGTTGTATTTGTCAACTTCTTTTTGGATGCGCTTTATCACAATTTCGGAAGTACCAATTTCTTTTTCAGATTTACCAATCTTATGTTTTTTATGATCTATCCAATCTCTGATAAATTCAAAATTCGGTTGAATTATAGCTGCTGGCATTTTTTCTCCTTCACCAATAACCATAACTTGCTCAATGAATAATGATTGCTTTAAATCATTTTCTAAAAGTGTTGGGATAATGTATTTACCTCCAGAGGTTTTAAACATTTCCTTTTTACGACCTGTAATTTTTAAGAAGCCGTCTTCGTCAATTATGCCTTTGTCACCTGTATGAAAGTAAGCGCCAGTCATTACACTATCCGTTTTCTCTGGGTCTTTATAATAGCCCATCATTACGTTGGGGCCTTTAATTAAAATTTCGCCATCTTCTGCAATCTTAACTTCTACATTATCTATGGGTTTACCTACAGTTCCTACTTTATAGTGCTTATCTTTATACATTCCTACAGAAACTACTGGTGAGGTTTCTGTTAGGCCATACCCTTCCATAACTTGCATCTTACCAGCAGAAAACACTCGAGATAAACGTGGCTGAAGTGCAGCGCTTCCGGAAACCATAGTTCTTAGTTCGCCGCCTAAGGCTTCGCGCCATTTGCTAAAGATTAATTTATTAGCAATACTGAGCTTAAATTCATACCAGGAGCCATTTGCTTTGTAAGGCTCCCATTTTTCGCCTAGTTCTACAGCCCAATAGAAGAGCTTTTGCTTAATACCAGAAAGTTCGTCTGCCTTAAGCATAATTTTATCAAACACTTTTTCTAGGAGCCTCGGTACAACACTCATTAAGTGAGGTTTTATTTCTTTTGCATTTTCACCAATTTTGTCTAGACCTTCTGCAAAATAAACACTAGTGCCAGCATATTGATATATGTATATGAGCACACGTTCAAAAATATGGCAAATAGGTAAAAAACTTAGTACTCTAGTTTCACCATCAATTTTAGGGAGACGTTTAGAAGCATCTAAGGCGTTACTGGTTATATTCCAGTGAGATAGCATTACACCTTTGGGCTTACCTGTTGTGCCAGATGTATAAATAATTGTAGCTAAATCGTCTGGTTTAACATTGTCTTTTCTAGCCTCTACTTCTTGTTGGTTGTTTTCATCTTTTCCTAGTTCAAATAATTCTGAATAATGTTTACAACCTTTAATATGGTTAAAGGAATATACTTCTTTTAGTTTGGTGTTTGATTGAACTTTTCTAACTTTTTCAAGCACTTCTTCATCTGAAACAAAGCAGTAAATAGATTCGCTATGATTTAAAACGTACTCGTAATCTTCTGCTGAAATTGTTGGATAAATTGGAATATTTTGCGCGCCTAACTGCAAAATTCCAATATCCATGATATTCCATTCGGTTCTGTTAGTTGAGGAAATGATGGCAATTTTATCATCTTTTTCCACACCTAATTTAAGAAGTGCGCGACTTACTGCATTGGCTTTATTAATGTACTCTTGAGTGGACATAGGTGTCCATTGACCATCGTACTTTGTTACTAAAGCTTTAGCGTTTGGTTTATGCTTTAGTTGATAATAAGGAAAATCAAAAAGGCGTTTAACGTCTGTCATAATCTAAAAATCAGCAAAAATGTGTAGGAGTTTTTACGAAAATAACAAATATAGGATTAATTATTTTGGAGTGAATAATTAATTTTTTTTTCAATTTTTAGTTGGGTTTCTTTTTGAGCTCTAATTAAAACAAGCTTCTTAAAAAAAGAAACCTATTTCTATGGTGTGCCTTTAAGCTAAAAATAACTTAAAAGTTTTTAGTGCTTATTTTAACGTATTAACTAATGTCGCTATGAAAAAAAGCACTATTTTCTGTATTAAAATAGCAAACGCTAAAGATCCTAACGACCCATTAATTAGTGGTTTTCAATCCACTTTTTGGCATTTACAAAAGCCTCTAGCCAAGGAGACACTTTATCTTGTCTTCCATCAGGATAATTTGCCCAATTCCACTGAAATATAGAACGTTCAATATGTGGCATAGTTACCAAATGTCTGCCTGTTTTATCAGTCATCATGGCTGTATTAAAATCTGAACCATTTGGATTATGAGGATACTCTTCATAGCCGTACTTTGCTACAATTTTATATTGATCTTCTGTATAAGGAAGGCTAAATTTACCTTCGCCATGAGAAATCCAGACACCTAATGTGCTACCTGCTAATGTAGAAAGCATGACGGAGTTGTTTTCTTGAATTTTTACAGATGTAAATGAACTCTCATGCTTGTGAGAATCATTGTGCACCATTTTGCCATGCTGCGCGTGCTCCGGATTAATAAGATCTAGTTCCATCATTAACTGGCAACCGTTACAAATACCAACAGATAAAGTGTCTTCTCTTTCAAAGAAATTTTTAATCACTTCGTTAGCCTTGTTGTTATATTTAATGGCGCCAGCCCAACCTTTAGCTGAGCCAAGTACATCTGAATTACTAAATCCACCAACTGCACCTAAAAATTGAATGTCCTCAAGTGTTTCACGACCATTAATTAAATCAGTCATATGTACATCCTTAACATCAAAACCGGCTAAATACATGGCGTTTGCCATTTCGCGTTCAGAGTTACTTCCTTTTTCACGCAGAATTGCTGCTTTTGGTCTTGGTTTACTAACGTCAATATTGGGTAATTTGCCTGTAAAGTGACTTGGGAATGTATATTGAAGTGGTTGTTTTTTGTAATTGTTGTAACGCGCTTTAGCTAAGCTATTTGCTGTTTGTTTTTGGTCGAGTAGGAAAGAGGTTTTGTACCACATATCTCGTAATCTCGAAACTGTCATTGTAAATACCTCGCTTCCGTTGATGATACTTAATACATCTGTATCAGTTACTTTACCGATATTATGGAAGGTAATTCCTGCTGCGGACAATGTGTTTTCAATACTATTATCTTTAGACTGAATAACAATACCTGCGTTTTCAGCAAATAAAACTTTGAATGAATCCTTTTCAGCCAAAGCCGTAATGTCTAATTCTGCACCAAGATTATTATCTGCAAAACACAGTTCTAGTAAGGTTGTAATCAATCCACCTGAAGCCACGTCATGTCCAGCAACAATCTTATTGTCTTTTATCAATTGCTGGATGGTATTAAACACAGTTTTGGTATAGGCAGCACTTTTTACATTTGGTGTACTGTTTCCTATTTTATTATTGATTTGTGCAAACGAGCTACCACCAAGTTTAAAGTCGTCTTGAGAAATATTGATGTAATAAATATCTCCTTTATTTTTCTTAAAGACAGGTTCTACCACCTTGGAAATATCATTACAATTGGCAGCAGCAGAAATGATAACTGTACCAGGAGAAATGACATCACCATCAGGATATTTTTGTTTCATTGATAATGAATCCTTTCCTGTTGGTACGTTAATACCTAAATCTATTGCAAATTCTGAAACCGCTTTTACAGCTTCGTATAAGCGTGCATCTTCACCATCGTTTTTACAAGGCCACATCCAGTTAGCTGAAAGCGAAACACTTTGTAATCCATCTTTTAATGGTGCCCAAATAATATTTGTTAAGGATTCTGTAATAGAGTTGCGACTACCTGCCACAGGATCTATTAATCCTGAAATAGGTGAGTGGCCAATGCTTGTAGCAATACCTTCTTTTCCTTTATAATCTAGAGCCATTACACCAACATTATTTAATGGCAGTTGTAACGGACCAACACACTGCTGTTTGGCAACCTTACCACCAACACAACGGTCTACTTTATTTGTAAGCCAATCTTTGCAAGCCACAGCCTCTAGCTGTAAGATCTGATCTAAGTAATCGTAAAACTTATCTGAATCATAGGATATGTCGCTATAGTTTTTGTTAACCGTACGATCTGTCATTATGGTTTTTGGGGAGCTACCAAACATGTCTTCTAAAGCCAAATCCATTGGTTTGTAACCGTTAGTTTTAGATTGAAAAGTAAAACGATGCTTGCCAGTAACCTCACCAACATCGTAGATAGGAGAACGTTCTCTGTCTGCAATTTTATGAAGTGTGTCTAAGTGTTTTTCAGAGATAACTAATCCCATACGTTCTTGAGACTCGTTACCAATAATTTCTTTAGCTGAAAGGGTAGGATCGCCTACAGGCAATTTGTCTAAGTCTATGTGTCCGCCAGTATCTTCAACCAACTCAGATAAACAGTTAAGATGTCCACCAGCACCATGATCGTGAATAGAAACGATTGAATTTTCATCACTTTCTACCATGCCTCTAACAGCATTGGCAGCACGTTTTTGCATTTCTGGGTTTGAACGCTGTACGGCATTTAACTCAATGCCAGAATCGAATTCACCTGTATCTGCCGAAGATACTGCAGCACCTCCCATACCAATTCTGTAGTTATCACCACCAAGAATTACAATTTTGTCACCTGCTTTTGGTATATCTTTTATGGCTTGGTCTGCTTTTCCGTAACCAATACCACCAGCTTGCATAATCACTTTGTCATAACCGATTTTATCGCTGCCTTCTTGGTGTTCAAAGGTTAAAACAGAACCACAAATAAGAGGTTGGCCAAATTTGTTACCAAAATCTGAAGCGCCGTTAGATGCTTTAATTAGAATATCCATTGGAGTTTGGTACAACCATTTGCGTTCAGGAAAGGCCTTTTCCCAAGGACGCTCTTCTTCTAAACGCGAATACGATGTCATATAAACAGCTGTTCCTGCTAAAGGAATAGAACCTTTACCACCAGCAAGTCTATCTCTAATTTCACCACCAGAACCTGTTGCAGCTCCATTAAAAGGCTCTACAGTTGTTGGAAAGTTGTGTGTTTCTGCTTTTAACGAAATTACAGATTCAAAATCTTTAGTTTGGTAATATTCAGGAACATCGGCACGCTTTGGTGCAAACTGTTCTACAACAGGTCCTTTTATAAACGCTACGTTATCCTTGTATGCAGAAACAATATCGTTTGGATTTTGCTTCGATGTTTCCTTAATCATTTTGAATAACGATGTTGGTTTCTCTTCGCCATCGATAACAAAAGTTCCGTTAAAAATTTTATGACGACAGTGTTCTGAGTTCACTTGTGAGAACCCGAATACTTCAGAGTCTGTTAATGGACGACCAATCTTTTTTGAAACACCTTCTAAGTACTCAATTTCTTCGTCACTTAGTGCTAAACCTTCCTGTATATTGTAGGCTGAAATATCTTCAATATTTTGAATCGTTTCAGGTTGAATATTTATGGTGAAGATGTCTTGATTTAAGCTTGAAAATTTTTCAGAAATCATTGGATCGTACCCTTTAAAATCTTCCGAAATAGCTATGAATTCTTCAATACGTAAAATACCAGAAATTCCCATGTTTTGAGTAATTTCTACAGCATTTGTACTCCAAGGTGTTATCATTGCAGCTCTTGGGCCAACAAAAAAAGCATCTAATGATGCTTGTTCTATTTTTGGTTGGTTGCCAAATAACCATACTAATTTAGAGATGGTTTCTGGTGATAATTCTTTTGTGGCTTGAACAGCGAAAACTTTGCTGTTTTGGTTTCCAAAGAAATGAATCATTTGCGTATTGTGTTTGGTGTAAAAAATAAAGTCACAAAGTTAATTTATTTTAAAATAACGAGACTATAAAAAAAGTGCCAATTATAGGAGTTATTCAACAGGTTTTAAACAAAAAAGAGCAGCTTTTTGGCTGCTCTTTTTTGTTAGGACTTAATCAGTTTTTTACTGATTGTTTTGTTATTTTGGGTCAGTTTAATGATATACACTCCTATTTTTAAATCTTGGAGATTAATGTTTTTAGAAGTTGATATTGAATCTTTGTACACCTGTTTTCCTAAAATATCAAAAATTTCAATTGTTGTTGGTTGTTGTTTTGTTAAATTGATATTTAGATTAGATTTTATAGGGTTTGGATAAAGTGCAATGTTATCTAAGCTTAAGTCTTGTACGGATAATAGTCCACAGGTCCAAGAAAGATTATCTAACATTACTCTGTTTGAGGGGTTGCTGTTATTTGTTATTACTAATGAGGTGGCAGAGAATTCACCAACAACTACAGTTGTGGTAGTAGGTGTATCGTTATAAGGTATTGTGCCAACAACATTACCATTTACTACCAGATCAAAAGTTCCTGAATCACCACTAAAAACTCTTTGGGTTGTAACTGTCAATTCTTCTATAAAACCAAAATCCGAGAAACTATGAGTAGCTTCTAAACTACCATTTCTAATCGTTATAGCTCTGTTATCTAAAGTTTGATCAGTTCTGGCGTCTGTGGCATTCCAAGTTATGTCCAAATCGTCTCCTACCCAAGTTCTACTTGTATATTGGCTAGAATTTGCTGGGATGTTTTCAAAACTTTCTGTAACACAGTTTAATTCACTACCATCATTCAAGGTAACTTCGCAAGATTCATTACTAAAATCAGATTCATTACCAGCCGCATCTTTTGCTTTTATAGTAAAACAATAAACAGTATCTGGGAATAAACCAGTAGCTGTTGTATTGGTATTAGAATTACCAGTATTAAATGCAAACACAGAATTGATATAAATATCATAAGAGGTTACGCCTACATTATCAGTTGAGGCATTCCAACTTAAGTCGATACTATTTGCTGTAGGATTTGAAGCAACCAGATTTGTTGGAGTGGTAGGGTCTACATCGTCTGACGTTATGTTTCCCCATATCATTGTAGCATAGGCAGGATTATCCACAAATGGGTTTCTATTATTTTGATAGTTGAAAACTGTATTATTTCTGTCAATTTCTTTTTGAGAAACAGGGTCGTTAGTATGCCATGTTAGTAAAATAGACAAGAAGGGATCTTCTAAAACCTTATTGTTAGTGCCATCAAACATAGGGTAACTGCTCCAGTTGTCTACTTGGTCTTCGTAGCGCGTTACAAAATAAAAATAC belongs to Winogradskyella sp. J14-2 and includes:
- a CDS encoding MarR family winged helix-turn-helix transcriptional regulator encodes the protein MKDKTIDYVLRTTWLAVNKMYNEEASKFDTTMATGFALLSIDPEKGTPSTSLGPKMGMEATSLSRTLKTMEEKGLIERKPNPEDGRGVLIHLTEFGKEKRAYSKERVLTFNDAIKSNISSQKIEHFYEVAELINNMISNKKIYNQKEHILKQ
- the purL gene encoding phosphoribosylformylglycinamidine synthase; translated protein: MIHFFGNQNSKVFAVQATKELSPETISKLVWLFGNQPKIEQASLDAFFVGPRAAMITPWSTNAVEITQNMGISGILRIEEFIAISEDFKGYDPMISEKFSSLNQDIFTINIQPETIQNIEDISAYNIQEGLALSDEEIEYLEGVSKKIGRPLTDSEVFGFSQVNSEHCRHKIFNGTFVIDGEEKPTSLFKMIKETSKQNPNDIVSAYKDNVAFIKGPVVEQFAPKRADVPEYYQTKDFESVISLKAETHNFPTTVEPFNGAATGSGGEIRDRLAGGKGSIPLAGTAVYMTSYSRLEEERPWEKAFPERKWLYQTPMDILIKASNGASDFGNKFGQPLICGSVLTFEHQEGSDKIGYDKVIMQAGGIGYGKADQAIKDIPKAGDKIVILGGDNYRIGMGGAAVSSADTGEFDSGIELNAVQRSNPEMQKRAANAVRGMVESDENSIVSIHDHGAGGHLNCLSELVEDTGGHIDLDKLPVGDPTLSAKEIIGNESQERMGLVISEKHLDTLHKIADRERSPIYDVGEVTGKHRFTFQSKTNGYKPMDLALEDMFGSSPKTIMTDRTVNKNYSDISYDSDKFYDYLDQILQLEAVACKDWLTNKVDRCVGGKVAKQQCVGPLQLPLNNVGVMALDYKGKEGIATSIGHSPISGLIDPVAGSRNSITESLTNIIWAPLKDGLQSVSLSANWMWPCKNDGEDARLYEAVKAVSEFAIDLGINVPTGKDSLSMKQKYPDGDVISPGTVIISAAANCNDISKVVEPVFKKNKGDIYYINISQDDFKLGGSSFAQINNKIGNSTPNVKSAAYTKTVFNTIQQLIKDNKIVAGHDVASGGLITTLLELCFADNNLGAELDITALAEKDSFKVLFAENAGIVIQSKDNSIENTLSAAGITFHNIGKVTDTDVLSIINGSEVFTMTVSRLRDMWYKTSFLLDQKQTANSLAKARYNNYKKQPLQYTFPSHFTGKLPNIDVSKPRPKAAILREKGSNSEREMANAMYLAGFDVKDVHMTDLINGRETLEDIQFLGAVGGFSNSDVLGSAKGWAGAIKYNNKANEVIKNFFEREDTLSVGICNGCQLMMELDLINPEHAQHGKMVHNDSHKHESSFTSVKIQENNSVMLSTLAGSTLGVWISHGEGKFSLPYTEDQYKIVAKYGYEEYPHNPNGSDFNTAMMTDKTGRHLVTMPHIERSIFQWNWANYPDGRQDKVSPWLEAFVNAKKWIENH
- a CDS encoding acetyl-CoA C-acyltransferase, producing the protein MKQVYIVKGYRTAVGKSKKGGFRFKRADELAAETIQYMMGKLPDFDVTRIDDVIVGNAMPEGSQGLNMARIISLIGLNTVDVPGVTVNRFCSSGLETIAMAVAKIQAGMAECIIAGGAESMSSVPMTGFKPELNYDIVNAGHEDYYWGMGNTAEAVANKYNVSREDQDEFAYHSHMKALKALEENRFQDQIVPIEVEETYVDANGKKATRKFTVNKDEGPRKGTSKEALAKLRPVFAQGGSVTAGNSSQTSDGAAFVLVMSEDMVKELNLEPVARLVSYAAAGVPPRIMGIGPVAAIPKALKQAGLSQKDIELIELNEAFASQSLAVMRELDLNQDIVNVNGGAIALGHPLGCTGAKLSVQLFDEMRKRDMKNKYGMVTMCVGTGQGAAGIFEFLS
- a CDS encoding endonuclease produces the protein MKHIYFLLLLTVTLTIAAQAPSGYYDHATGTGYTLKTQLKQIINDINDGLATEFTHNDQGDNLDNLYGTSDIDLYYENDGTILDIYSENPNGIDPYNYNFPVDECAGNFSSEGECYNKEHIIPKSVYNENSPMVDDGHTVIPTDGRVNGLRSNFPFGVVDDNQLISQGGVNNPTMNGSKAGGNLNTGYSAGYTGTVFEPLDEFKGDIARMYFYFVTRYEDQVDNWSSYPMFDGTNNKVLEDPFLSILLTWHTNDPVSQKEIDRNNTVFNYQNNRNPFVDNPAYATMIWGNITSDDVDPTTPTNLVASNPTANSIDLSWNASTDNVGVTSYDIYINSVFAFNTGNSNTNTTATGLFPDTVYCFTIKAKDAAGNESDFSNESCEVTLNDGSELNCVTESFENIPANSSQYTSRTWVGDDLDITWNATDARTDQTLDNRAITIRNGSLEATHSFSDFGFIEELTVTTQRVFSGDSGTFDLVVNGNVVGTIPYNDTPTTTTVVVGEFSATSLVITNNSNPSNRVMLDNLSWTCGLLSVQDLSLDNIALYPNPIKSNLNINLTKQQPTTIEIFDILGKQVYKDSISTSKNINLQDLKIGVYIIKLTQNNKTISKKLIKS
- a CDS encoding AMP-dependent synthetase/ligase, producing the protein MTDVKRLFDFPYYQLKHKPNAKALVTKYDGQWTPMSTQEYINKANAVSRALLKLGVEKDDKIAIISSTNRTEWNIMDIGILQLGAQNIPIYPTISAEDYEYVLNHSESIYCFVSDEEVLEKVRKVQSNTKLKEVYSFNHIKGCKHYSELFELGKDENNQQEVEARKDNVKPDDLATIIYTSGTTGKPKGVMLSHWNITSNALDASKRLPKIDGETRVLSFLPICHIFERVLIYIYQYAGTSVYFAEGLDKIGENAKEIKPHLMSVVPRLLEKVFDKIMLKADELSGIKQKLFYWAVELGEKWEPYKANGSWYEFKLSIANKLIFSKWREALGGELRTMVSGSAALQPRLSRVFSAGKMQVMEGYGLTETSPVVSVGMYKDKHYKVGTVGKPIDNVEVKIAEDGEILIKGPNVMMGYYKDPEKTDSVMTGAYFHTGDKGIIDEDGFLKITGRKKEMFKTSGGKYIIPTLLENDLKQSLFIEQVMVIGEGEKMPAAIIQPNFEFIRDWIDHKKHKIGKSEKEIGTSEIVIKRIQKEVDKYNKNFGKWEQIKRFELTPEIWTIDDGHLTPTMKMKRSVIREKYDALYQKIYRP
- a CDS encoding 3-hydroxyacyl-CoA dehydrogenase/enoyl-CoA hydratase family protein; this translates as MSKRRIKKIAIIGSGIMGSGIACHFANIGVDVLLLDIVPRELNDKEKAQGLTLEDKVVRNRLVNDALTASIKSKPAPLYHPSFKDRITTGNLEDDIAKVANVDWIMEVVVERLDIKKQVFEKLEKHRTPGTLITSNTSGIPIKFMSEGRSEDFQKHFCGTHFFNPARYLKLFEIIPGPKTDASVLEFLNGYGEQFLGKTSVVAKDTPAFIGNRIGIFSIMSLFHTVKDLDLTIEEVDKLSGPVIGRPKSATFRTVDVVGLDTLVHVANGIRENCPNDERHELFQLPDFINTMMENKWLGSKTGQGFYKKVVSNDGKKEILSLDLNTLDYREKQRAKFATLELTKTIDKVVDRFKVLVKGKDKAGEFYRKSFAALFAYVSNRIPEITDDLYKIDDAMKAGFGWEHGPFQIWDAIGVEAGIEMMKAEGLEPNAWVNDMLASGSTSFYTVKDGASYAYDIPSKSQQKIPGQDSFIILDNIRKSKEVFKNSGVLIEDLGDGILNCEFQSKMNTIGGDVLAGLNKAVDLAEKDFEGLVIGNQGANFSVGANIGMIFMMAVEQEYDELNMAIKYFQDTMMRMRYSSIPTIAAPHGMTLGGGCELSMHADKVVAAAETYIGLVEFGVGVIPGGGGSKEMALRAQDEFHKGDVELNVLQEYFLTIGMAKVATSAYEAFDLGVLQKGKDVVVVNKDRQIATAKAHARLLADAGYTQPVKRKDIKVLGKQALGMFLVGTDAMEASHYISEHDQKIANKLAYVMAGGDLSEPTLVTEQYLLDLEREAFLSLCTERKTLERIQHMLKTGKPLRN
- a CDS encoding four helix bundle protein, which translates into the protein MHKVEDLKIWQKSIRLAKTVYLLIAELPSEEKFGLTSQVKRSAISIPSNIAEGAGRNSKKEFKHFLSIANGSACELQTQLLLIIELDLIKKDKVQPIIELCIEIQKMNYAFQQKL